One segment of Cottoperca gobio chromosome 24, fCotGob3.1, whole genome shotgun sequence DNA contains the following:
- the fbxo16 gene encoding LOW QUALITY PROTEIN: F-box only protein 16 (The sequence of the model RefSeq protein was modified relative to this genomic sequence to represent the inferred CDS: deleted 2 bases in 2 codons), translated as MPIAPRSSANCAKMRTTLSSWTPLNHALSNSKVFEERRSLLGKWFDRWSDSQRKAVLQDFVLSCSVEQLVFLSLSVSRRLPLQAADFTCLLPRALCLYLFSSLDPRSLSRCAQVSWHWKSIVEVDQLWRPKCARLGWSINFSPTPLEQGIWKRHYIQTVQELRLTSLQTASSQQQFVVPPVSAIRHEDLSEVAFISEERPASSSQPLRSISRTGFRKEKQPAAPPPWRDADRRPEDTLRFNYLDNLDPTEQGRVNFRASTCRSNSSKPGDGSRKTLSEAHYKLRKAKSLMFLSSNCRPQHPPPLPPPPHHETRPSWASRSHDHPVTKETAKSLLRLAQWNAGIRPGPVRSAVPRLSVEALRASQRSHRSAPSKQSLLLHTSGLNVMKPHSKTRIQDKL; from the exons ATGCCCATTGCACCGAGGTCATCTGCAAACTGTGCTAAAATGCGGACCACACTGAGCAGCTGGACTCCCCTGAACCACGCACTGTCCAACAGCAAG GTGTTTGAGGAGAGACGAAGCCTTCTGGGGAAGTGG TTTGACAGGTGGTCTGACAGCCAGAGGAAGGCGGTGCTGCAGGACTTTGTGCTAAGCTGTTCTGTGGAGCAGCTGGTGTTCCTGAGCCTCAGTGTGAGCAGACGGCTCCCCCTGCAGGCCGCAGACTTCACCTGCCTGCTGCCCAGAGCCCTCtgcctctacctcttctcctccctggaCCCACGCAGCCTGAGCCGATGTGCCCAG GTGAGCTGGCACTGGAAGAGCATCGTGGAAGTGGACCAGCTGTGGAGGCCAAAGTGTGCGAGGCTGGGCTGGAGCATCAACTTCTCCCCCACGCCGCTGGAGCAGGGCATCTGGAAGAGACACTACATCCAGACTGTGCAGGAGCTGCGACTCACCTCGCTGCAG ACTGCCTCATCCCAGCAGCAGTTTGTGGTTCCACCTGTATCAGCCATCAGACATGAAGATCTGTCAGAAGTGGCCTTCATCAGCGAGGAGCGTCCAGCGTCCAGCAGCCAGCCTCTGAGAAGCATCTCCAGGACGGGGTTCAGAAAGGAGAAGCAGCCGGCTGCACCT CCGCCGTGGAGAGACGCTGACAGACgtcctgaagacacactgcGCTTCAACTACCTGGACAACCTGGACCCCACTGAACAAGG gcggGTCAACTTCAGAGCCTCCACCTGTCGCAGCAACTCGTCCAAGCCAGGGGACGGGAGCAGGAAAACACTGTCTGAGGCGCATTACAAACTACGCAAAGCCAAATCGCTG ATGTTCCTCAGCTCCAACTGCAGACCCCAacatcctccccctcttcctcctcctcctcatcatgaGACTCGACCGTCTTGGGCGTCTCGCAGTCACGACCACCCCGTCACCAAGGAGACCGCCAAGAGCCTGCTGCGTCTGGCCCAGTGGAATGCTGGGATCCGCCCGGGGCCGGTGAGGTCTGCT GTGCCCCGGCTCAGCGTGGAGGCGCTCAGGGCGTCCCAGCGCTCTCACCGGAGCGCTCCCAGTAAGCAGTCACTGCTCCTCCACACCTCTGGGCTCAATGTGATGAAACCACACAGCAAGACACGTATTCAGGACAAACTATGA